Proteins co-encoded in one Terriglobales bacterium genomic window:
- a CDS encoding AI-2E family transporter, with the protein MNKKMDFRSHVQTTASALKNWFIATLQDAAAVAAMWLIGLLILRVPLAPVWAVIGGACQFIPNFGPLIAVIGPALTTLFAAKSDALMHLLYVFILYAIIAVIDGLVLQPYLMKRSNRVPIWASILAPIVLGFVIPFWGVLLAPPLLAVIYAHRRPKQIISR; encoded by the coding sequence ATGAACAAGAAGATGGATTTTCGCTCACATGTCCAGACCACGGCTTCCGCCCTGAAGAACTGGTTCATCGCCACACTGCAAGATGCGGCTGCGGTAGCAGCGATGTGGTTGATCGGTTTGCTGATTCTGCGCGTGCCGCTGGCCCCAGTCTGGGCGGTGATTGGCGGGGCCTGTCAGTTCATTCCCAATTTCGGACCGCTGATCGCGGTTATTGGGCCGGCGCTGACAACGCTGTTTGCCGCCAAGTCAGACGCGTTGATGCATTTGCTGTACGTGTTCATTCTGTACGCAATCATTGCCGTCATCGATGGCCTGGTGCTTCAGCCTTATCTGATGAAGCGCAGCAATCGGGTCCCCATCTGGGCATCGATACTTGCGCCCATCGTGCTGGGATTCGTCATTCCTTTTTGGGGAGTTCTGCTGGCCCCTCCGCTGCTCGCGGTTATTTACGCGCACAGGCGGCCAAAGCAAATCATCAGCCGCTAA
- a CDS encoding glycoside hydrolase family 31 protein yields the protein MRLARILLLLPAFLISSILPLNAQWKPRNPVTAVQQQADGVVLTMGTGTLRIQVCSDSIVHVLYSPTKDFPSRPEYVVVKQSWPAVDWKREDNGDKVQLSTARLRIAVDRTDGSIAYSSADGKPLMNEANRMMRPVQVNGENTYHAESLVSMYGSQEGLYGLGQHQAGVWNYRGESVDISQENTNIAVPFMVSSRGYGLFWNNDSRSRFNDRFLHYLYISSEVADVIDYYFFYGPELDKLIADYRELTGRAPMFGKWAYGFWQCKNRYKTQDELLGVAAKYRELKIPVDNIVQDWFWWVRKGEFVFNRNYPDPKAMIDELHRENFHLMISVWPFFEPGSSEYDYMNKQGWFIDKFKFAKPPFHADGMAVYDASNHEARKYYWSLLDKGLFKLGVDAWWMDTTEPETEGQEENIQLGHKLAIGSGDRYVNLFPLMTTSAVYQGQRQASSDKRVFILSRSAFAGSQRNAVTAWSGDVNSTFLSFKRQIPAGLNFALSGIPYWTTDIGGFVDGNPDDPQYRELFIRWFQYGTFCPIFRVHGTRTTNQNELWSYGPEAQQILTSFDNLRYRLMPYIYSLAWQVTHNSYTIMRPLVMDFPSDQRAINVGDQFMFGPAIMVNPVTEPGATMRHLYLPKAKWYDFWTGATQDGGVAIDSPAPLDKLPLYVRAGSILPMGPEVQYASEKPADPIEIRIYPGANADFAIYEDENDNYDYEKGEYAVIPLHWNDSTGTLTIGDRTGSFPGMMSARSFQIVLVREGHGTGEASISAPDKTVQYSGKQVAVPVR from the coding sequence ATGAGACTCGCTCGCATTCTCCTCTTGCTCCCTGCGTTCCTCATTTCCAGTATTTTGCCGCTAAACGCGCAATGGAAGCCGCGGAATCCTGTCACCGCCGTGCAGCAACAGGCAGACGGTGTAGTGCTGACCATGGGCACAGGCACATTGCGCATTCAGGTCTGCTCCGATTCGATCGTGCATGTGCTCTATTCGCCCACCAAAGACTTCCCCTCGCGACCGGAGTACGTGGTTGTAAAGCAGTCCTGGCCGGCGGTTGATTGGAAGCGTGAAGACAACGGCGATAAAGTCCAACTCTCCACTGCGCGCCTGCGCATCGCGGTCGACCGTACCGACGGATCGATCGCCTATAGCTCCGCCGATGGCAAGCCACTCATGAACGAGGCGAATCGGATGATGAGGCCCGTTCAGGTGAATGGAGAGAACACCTACCATGCCGAATCATTGGTGAGCATGTATGGCTCTCAAGAGGGCCTCTATGGATTGGGGCAGCACCAGGCCGGTGTCTGGAATTACCGCGGTGAGTCGGTCGATATTTCACAAGAGAACACGAACATTGCCGTTCCCTTTATGGTTTCATCGCGCGGCTATGGACTGTTTTGGAACAACGACTCGCGCAGCCGCTTCAACGATCGCTTTCTTCATTATCTGTACATCAGCTCCGAAGTTGCCGATGTAATCGACTACTACTTCTTCTATGGGCCGGAACTCGATAAACTCATCGCCGATTACCGCGAGCTGACCGGACGAGCCCCAATGTTCGGTAAATGGGCGTATGGGTTCTGGCAGTGCAAGAACCGCTATAAAACGCAAGACGAGCTGCTTGGGGTCGCAGCGAAATATCGCGAGCTGAAGATTCCCGTCGACAACATCGTGCAGGACTGGTTCTGGTGGGTGCGTAAAGGCGAGTTTGTCTTCAACAGAAACTATCCCGACCCGAAGGCAATGATCGACGAACTTCATCGCGAGAACTTCCACCTGATGATCTCCGTTTGGCCTTTCTTCGAGCCCGGCTCGTCCGAATACGACTACATGAATAAACAGGGCTGGTTCATCGACAAGTTTAAATTCGCTAAGCCGCCGTTCCACGCGGATGGCATGGCCGTTTACGATGCGTCCAATCACGAAGCGCGCAAATATTACTGGAGCTTGCTCGACAAGGGTCTCTTCAAACTCGGGGTAGACGCCTGGTGGATGGATACCACCGAGCCTGAAACCGAAGGTCAGGAAGAGAATATTCAGCTCGGACACAAGCTCGCCATCGGCAGCGGCGATCGCTACGTAAATCTCTTCCCGCTCATGACCACATCCGCCGTTTACCAGGGGCAGAGGCAAGCTTCATCAGATAAGCGCGTCTTCATTCTTTCGCGTTCCGCGTTCGCGGGCTCACAGCGCAATGCGGTCACGGCATGGTCGGGGGATGTGAACTCCACGTTTCTCAGCTTTAAACGCCAGATTCCCGCGGGACTGAACTTCGCTCTTTCTGGAATTCCTTATTGGACTACCGATATCGGCGGCTTCGTAGACGGCAATCCCGACGATCCTCAATATCGCGAGCTCTTCATCCGGTGGTTCCAATATGGGACTTTCTGCCCAATTTTCCGTGTTCATGGCACTCGAACGACGAATCAGAATGAGCTTTGGTCCTATGGTCCCGAAGCGCAGCAGATTCTCACCAGCTTTGACAATCTTCGTTATCGATTAATGCCGTACATCTACTCGCTCGCCTGGCAGGTGACTCACAACAGTTACACGATTATGCGTCCGCTGGTGATGGACTTTCCTTCAGACCAGCGCGCCATCAACGTCGGCGATCAGTTCATGTTTGGACCGGCGATCATGGTGAATCCCGTAACGGAACCAGGAGCGACCATGCGTCATCTGTACTTGCCGAAAGCGAAGTGGTACGACTTCTGGACGGGAGCCACGCAGGACGGCGGAGTGGCGATCGACAGCCCAGCACCTCTCGACAAGCTTCCGCTCTATGTGCGCGCCGGATCGATTCTGCCGATGGGCCCCGAAGTGCAATACGCTTCCGAAAAGCCCGCCGATCCAATCGAGATCAGAATCTATCCCGGAGCGAATGCTGATTTCGCAATCTACGAAGACGAAAACGACAACTACGATTACGAGAAAGGGGAGTATGCGGTCATTCCGCTGCACTGGAATGATTCGACAGGTACGCTGACGATCGGCGATCGCACGGGAAGCTTTCCTGGAATGATGTCGGCCCGATCGTTTCAAATCGTTCTGGTCCGAGAGGGACACGGCACAGGTGAGGCGTCGATCTCAGCGCCAGACAAAACAGTCCAATACTCAGGCAAGCAGGTGGCTGTTCCAGTTCGGTGA